The following proteins come from a genomic window of Holosporales bacterium:
- a CDS encoding DUF86 domain-containing protein, whose product MRCSYEKFANSAGADTKISVKIKNKYPNIPWKDISGFRNILVHDYLEGVDLHMIWNIVSRDLLKLKIAFLKIKNDIE is encoded by the coding sequence ATGCGATGCAGTTATGAGAAATTTGCAAATTCTGCCGGAGCTGACACAAAGATATCTGTGAAAATAAAAAATAAATACCCCAACATTCCATGGAAAGATATCTCAGGATTTAGGAATATTTTGGTGCATGATTATCTTGAAGGCGTTGATTTACACATGATTTGGAATATTGTCTCAAGAGACTTACTGAAATTGAAAATAGCCTTTTTGAAAATAAAAAATGATATTGAGTAA
- a CDS encoding AI-2E family transporter has translation MQKQKVSYPLLFWPTMLVLFAAFFYLFGVVTVPFTASAIFAYILHPLYHRMSKILNNKTLTSLFVTFGFVLMFTTFAVVFLPYLEMELVKLIKIVPKCIAQIAEVSSGIVNAVFEHWTIPDQASLKQVMIDVGGGITKNLLEFTLKLFASGGFIATGAATLVIAPFAIFFLLRDCDKLAGAVRAWVPKSQLPMFAEICRRIDDVLSGYFRGQLAVSLIMGSFYTIALWALKLDAAVFMGFLSSILSFAPTIGALMGLVVASFLGIVQFGADYHVVAIVAIYLTGQFLEANFLVPRLIGSKVGLHPLWVFFAIYAGISLYGVVGVIIAVPAAAVINVGVRFALENFHKSETYLS, from the coding sequence ATGCAAAAGCAAAAAGTATCTTATCCCCTTTTGTTTTGGCCGACGATGCTGGTTCTGTTTGCGGCTTTCTTTTACTTATTTGGGGTAGTCACCGTGCCATTTACCGCAAGCGCCATATTCGCCTATATACTTCACCCCCTGTATCACAGGATGTCAAAGATTCTTAATAATAAAACCCTTACCAGCCTTTTTGTCACATTTGGCTTTGTCCTGATGTTTACCACCTTTGCGGTGGTTTTCCTGCCGTACCTTGAGATGGAGCTGGTTAAGCTTATCAAAATAGTTCCAAAGTGCATCGCTCAGATTGCCGAAGTGTCTTCAGGGATTGTAAATGCGGTCTTCGAGCATTGGACCATACCTGATCAAGCAAGCCTAAAGCAGGTTATGATCGATGTGGGTGGCGGGATTACAAAAAACCTGCTGGAGTTTACTCTTAAGCTTTTTGCCAGTGGCGGATTTATTGCTACGGGGGCGGCAACCCTTGTTATTGCGCCATTTGCTATATTTTTCTTGCTTAGGGACTGTGACAAACTGGCGGGCGCAGTTCGCGCTTGGGTGCCCAAAAGTCAGCTGCCCATGTTTGCCGAGATATGCCGCAGGATTGATGATGTTTTGTCAGGATACTTCAGAGGACAGCTGGCCGTATCGTTGATTATGGGCAGCTTCTATACAATCGCGCTGTGGGCGCTTAAGCTGGATGCGGCGGTGTTTATGGGCTTTTTAAGCAGCATTCTATCATTTGCGCCAACCATTGGGGCGCTGATGGGGCTGGTTGTGGCTTCATTCCTTGGGATAGTGCAGTTTGGTGCGGACTATCACGTAGTGGCTATAGTTGCCATTTACTTAACGGGACAGTTTTTGGAGGCTAATTTTTTGGTTCCAAGGCTGATAGGATCAAAGGTGGGACTGCATCCGCTTTGGGTGTTTTTTGCGATATATGCTGGTATTTCGCTTTACGGAGTGGTTGGCGTCATAATCGCCGTACCTGCCGCCGCAGTGATCAATGTTGGCGTGCGTTTCGCCTTGGAGAATTTTCATAAATCTGAAACATACTTAAGTTGA
- a CDS encoding nucleotidyltransferase domain-containing protein, which translates to MRKLLMVRYILLIKNILMTMSELKSKFRDQILLIASECDIKSVKIFGSTVRGDTTEKSDVDFLISAKETASLLDVGRFKWKVEELLHKKVDIAFEGYVHHSIADRVMKEAQPL; encoded by the coding sequence ATGCGGAAATTGTTGATGGTAAGATATATACTATTGATTAAAAATATCCTCATGACAATGTCAGAGCTGAAAAGCAAATTTCGAGACCAGATTTTGCTCATAGCCAGTGAATGCGATATTAAAAGCGTAAAAATTTTCGGATCAACTGTGCGTGGAGACACGACAGAGAAAAGCGATGTTGATTTTCTTATTTCAGCCAAGGAAACAGCCAGTCTTTTGGATGTTGGCCGCTTCAAGTGGAAGGTAGAGGAGCTTTTGCACAAAAAAGTGGATATTGCATTTGAAGGATACGTACATCACAGCATTGCTGATCGTGTAATGAAAGAAGCTCAGCCGCTATGA
- a CDS encoding DNA polymerase III subunit chi, protein MEYVFYETFPGVAVDRICAALLEKVFGTGARAVVFSPFIERVRALDSLLWTFRPGSFVPHGSSESASQPTVQPIWLTDRQENPNNAQILMLVDFCEALGDADITMLGFSKVIYIASGSDADGPCKLKSLCDGISEPDSAVFWRQGKNGDWQKGEICCKNTESVKQGKERQCAR, encoded by the coding sequence TTGGAGTACGTTTTTTACGAAACATTTCCTGGAGTTGCTGTAGACCGCATATGTGCAGCCTTATTAGAAAAGGTTTTTGGAACAGGCGCGAGGGCGGTAGTTTTCTCACCGTTTATAGAGCGAGTTAGGGCGCTGGACAGCCTGCTTTGGACATTCAGGCCGGGCTCGTTCGTCCCACATGGATCGTCAGAAAGCGCGTCACAGCCAACTGTCCAGCCAATATGGCTTACCGACAGACAGGAAAATCCCAATAATGCCCAAATACTGATGTTGGTTGATTTCTGTGAAGCCTTGGGTGATGCGGATATTACGATGCTTGGGTTTTCAAAAGTAATCTATATCGCCTCTGGATCAGATGCGGACGGCCCCTGTAAGCTTAAGTCTTTATGTGACGGCATATCTGAACCAGACAGCGCCGTGTTCTGGCGGCAAGGGAAAAATGGCGACTGGCAAAAGGGAGAGATTTGTTGTAAAAATACCGAATCTGTAAAGCAAGGGAAAGAACGGCAATGCGCGAGATGA
- a CDS encoding leucine-rich repeat domain-containing protein, which produces MKRVMMIAAMIMQLFPSIAGCALQIMTDGATYGLDGTGSLTASYSSKQHILLLRNVVLVSGALMEVKSLSGSDNPEQKKVQCAANMHRGINLSLVRVFIPRCVEILESNCFHNCKALSMVAFEEGSRLSKIGGWAFEVCHSLSCICIPFSVTCVDEYCFHYDKNLSSVTFALGSKMSSMGRNAFANCPSLGFICIPSSMDNIGERCFSNCQNLSRVTFESDSRLTSMGPYAFYNCSSLPYICIPPSVTRIGGSCFSMCLSLDDGVLGTCKPEVVGHSAFWACPSLRCIYIPSSVKNIDNRCFSDCRKLDLVTFEPDSRLSRMGEGAFSCCSSLASICIPSSVSWLGDKCFSYCQGLKQVKFEQGSRLTDAGIGFLIFDRCPSLQSICMPASVETKANAYNLGCPNTCTISKQ; this is translated from the coding sequence ATGAAAAGAGTTATGATGATAGCCGCAATGATCATGCAGCTCTTCCCGAGTATCGCGGGTTGTGCGCTGCAGATTATGACTGACGGCGCAACATACGGACTCGATGGCACAGGAAGTTTGACAGCTTCTTATTCCTCAAAACAGCACATATTACTTTTGAGAAATGTAGTTCTCGTGTCTGGGGCTCTCATGGAGGTCAAGAGTCTCTCTGGATCCGATAATCCTGAGCAGAAGAAAGTGCAGTGTGCAGCAAATATGCACAGAGGAATAAACCTTTCGCTAGTACGGGTATTCATTCCTCGTTGTGTAGAAATACTTGAAAGCAATTGTTTTCACAATTGTAAAGCATTGAGCATGGTGGCTTTCGAGGAAGGATCCAGGCTGAGCAAAATTGGCGGATGGGCATTTGAGGTATGTCATTCCCTGTCGTGCATATGCATTCCATTTAGTGTAACGTGCGTGGATGAATACTGCTTCCACTACGATAAAAATCTAAGCAGCGTAACATTCGCTTTAGGATCCAAGATGTCCAGCATGGGTCGTAATGCTTTTGCTAACTGTCCTTCACTGGGATTCATATGCATTCCGTCCAGCATGGATAATATCGGAGAGCGTTGCTTTTCCAATTGTCAAAATCTAAGTCGGGTAACGTTTGAGTCGGACTCCAGGCTGACCAGCATGGGCCCCTACGCTTTTTATAATTGTTCTTCCCTGCCATACATATGCATTCCGCCCAGTGTAACGCGCATAGGAGGTAGCTGTTTTAGCATGTGCCTCAGTCTAGACGATGGGGTATTAGGAACATGCAAGCCAGAAGTGGTGGGACACAGTGCTTTTTGGGCCTGCCCTTCTCTAAGGTGCATATACATTCCATCTAGCGTAAAGAACATAGACAACCGTTGCTTTAGCGATTGTCGAAAACTAGACCTAGTAACATTCGAGCCGGATTCCAGACTGAGCAGAATGGGTGAAGGAGCTTTTTCATGCTGCTCGTCCTTGGCATCAATATGTATTCCGTCCAGCGTGAGTTGGCTTGGAGACAAATGTTTTTCTTATTGCCAAGGTCTAAAACAAGTAAAATTTGAGCAAGGGTCCAGACTGACTGACGCTGGCATTGGCTTTTTAATTTTCGATCGCTGCCCTTCCCTGCAATCCATATGTATGCCAGCTAGTGTGGAAACCAAAGCCAATGCCTATAATCTCGGTTGTCCCAATACGTGCACCATATCTAAACAGTGA
- a CDS encoding cation diffusion facilitator family transporter, which translates to MFELSAANVGDPRHKLVRNAVYWSVAISSIIAVLKLCAWLFTNSTSLQAAFVDSLMDVIASATAVFAISVAHKPADGRHSFGHSKAESVASIGQTMFVLGSGILLIMEVLEHIFNHEQVKEAETGMWLILISSALLLCLIFIQKYAIKRTKSLLIEAVAVHYKGDIALNFGAIIAVWTSDNFDLPYIDIFFGVSVAIYIFYNAIQVFITAAKDLMDEELPKQLKDQIRTVAEGVPGVKSVARLQTRSAAHKKFIVIEVVVDKTLSLIDADRMVRQVITDIKDAINDSEVTIRPLPG; encoded by the coding sequence TTGTTTGAACTTTCTGCAGCCAACGTTGGCGATCCTCGTCACAAGCTTGTCAGGAACGCCGTATATTGGTCAGTTGCCATATCGTCGATCATAGCTGTACTGAAGCTTTGCGCTTGGTTATTTACCAACTCAACCAGCTTGCAAGCGGCTTTCGTCGACAGCCTTATGGACGTTATTGCGTCGGCAACTGCCGTGTTTGCAATTTCTGTTGCCCATAAACCGGCCGATGGTCGCCACAGCTTTGGCCACAGCAAAGCAGAATCCGTGGCCTCGATTGGTCAGACTATGTTTGTTCTGGGCAGCGGTATACTTCTGATCATGGAGGTGCTTGAGCATATTTTCAACCACGAGCAAGTGAAAGAAGCCGAAACAGGCATGTGGTTAATACTGATCTCATCAGCGCTTTTGTTATGTTTAATATTTATTCAAAAGTATGCCATTAAAAGAACCAAGTCTTTGCTGATAGAAGCAGTAGCGGTCCATTATAAAGGCGACATTGCATTAAATTTTGGGGCGATAATTGCTGTTTGGACAAGCGATAATTTTGATTTACCATATATAGATATATTTTTCGGCGTCAGCGTTGCGATATATATCTTTTATAATGCCATTCAGGTGTTTATTACTGCAGCCAAAGACCTAATGGACGAGGAACTTCCCAAGCAGCTAAAGGATCAGATACGCACGGTTGCCGAAGGTGTACCTGGCGTAAAATCAGTTGCCAGGCTTCAAACACGCTCCGCCGCTCATAAAAAATTTATCGTTATCGAGGTTGTAGTCGACAAAACCTTAAGCCTTATTGACGCCGATCGTATGGTAAGGCAGGTCATTACTGACATAAAAGACGCCATCAATGACTCAGAAGTAACCATCAGGCCCCTGCCAGGGTAA
- the ndk gene encoding nucleoside-diphosphate kinase gives MREMTLSILKPDVVRRNLTGAVNSYFEKSGLSIVAQKRIKMSFEQAEAFYAVHKERPFYQSLCKSISSGPVVVQVLSGDGAIALNRKIMGATDPVNADSGTIRKDFALSIEENSVHGSDSPENAAKEIQFFFSEIEIIP, from the coding sequence ATGCGCGAGATGACTTTATCTATACTAAAGCCAGATGTTGTTAGGCGTAATCTTACTGGCGCTGTGAACAGCTATTTCGAAAAATCAGGGCTTTCAATAGTTGCGCAAAAAAGGATTAAGATGTCTTTCGAACAGGCCGAGGCGTTCTATGCCGTGCATAAAGAGCGCCCCTTTTACCAAAGTCTTTGCAAGTCGATATCCTCTGGGCCGGTAGTGGTTCAGGTGTTGTCTGGAGACGGCGCGATTGCTTTAAACAGAAAAATTATGGGCGCTACTGACCCGGTCAATGCCGACAGCGGCACAATCAGGAAGGATTTCGCCCTGTCGATTGAGGAAAACAGCGTACATGGATCCGACAGTCCAGAAAATGCGGCCAAAGAGATTCAGTTTTTCTTTAGTGAGATTGAAATTATCCCTTAG
- a CDS encoding type II toxin-antitoxin system RelE/ParE family toxin, with protein MWRVILKKSAVEDLKKIPRNLQISIKKAICGRIAVTPYRFKPLKGEWEGCYRLRVGDYRIIYEVNKSEITVIIIKIGVRSNVY; from the coding sequence ATGTGGAGAGTTATATTAAAAAAAAGCGCAGTAGAAGATTTAAAAAAAATACCTCGAAATCTGCAGATATCAATTAAGAAGGCAATTTGCGGGCGTATAGCCGTCACTCCATATAGGTTTAAACCCCTAAAAGGCGAGTGGGAGGGGTGCTATAGGCTTAGGGTTGGTGATTATCGGATTATCTATGAGGTCAATAAATCAGAAATTACAGTAATCATCATCAAGATTGGCGTTAGAAGTAACGTATATTAA
- a CDS encoding CDP-alcohol phosphatidyltransferase family protein, which produces MRQVLGTQSKRVVCRCCSSLKPIINLPNCLSIMRLISAPVVFYLLNVRLFAECFVVFLCASVTDFLDGYAARRFGASSSFGSALDPLADKALMFFFYYGAYRLGAVPLWLFLLIVSRDMLILAAALHILCKQYIRASADSVNSFKPSFISKLNTVFQLALALVILFDLCVKTNWTGAASKALICIVGITTLVSGIQYLVFYLRSDVVR; this is translated from the coding sequence ATGAGGCAGGTGTTGGGAACACAATCTAAGCGTGTTGTCTGTCGCTGTTGCAGCTCGTTAAAGCCAATCATAAACCTGCCAAATTGTCTGTCGATCATGCGCTTAATCAGCGCACCAGTGGTATTTTATCTTCTTAATGTAAGGTTATTTGCAGAGTGTTTTGTGGTGTTTTTATGCGCTTCAGTAACAGACTTTTTGGACGGATATGCGGCGCGTAGATTTGGCGCCTCTTCTAGCTTTGGCTCTGCTCTGGATCCGCTGGCTGATAAGGCGCTGATGTTCTTTTTTTATTACGGGGCGTACAGGCTTGGGGCTGTGCCATTGTGGTTGTTTTTACTGATTGTATCGCGGGATATGCTTATACTGGCTGCTGCGCTACATATACTCTGCAAACAGTATATAAGAGCGTCGGCTGATTCAGTAAACTCTTTCAAGCCATCTTTTATAAGTAAGCTGAATACTGTTTTTCAGCTTGCTTTGGCCTTGGTTATTTTGTTCGATTTGTGTGTAAAAACCAATTGGACAGGGGCTGCATCAAAAGCGCTTATCTGTATCGTTGGCATAACAACCCTTGTTTCTGGTATACAGTATCTTGTGTTTTACCTGAGATCTGACGTAGTTCGATGA